AAGTATATTCCTGCGGGTACGTTGAAGTCGCAGGGTGTCAGCGGGCACCAGAAGCACCACCATGGAGGCGGGATATCATAGTGGTACTTGTAGCGGCTAGTCCTAACGTAAACGTACTCAGGGACATTATAGTCTCCAGGGATACCTGGGTAGTCTCCGTGATTCACTATATTTCCAGCAATGTAGATTGATGCTCCTTCATGAGATAGTGATATCTGGAATGCTGATACAAAAGCTATAATTACCTCAGCTACTATACCAGCTGGATGCAACTTCGCTAGAATAGCTCGTGCTAAGATAGCTCCAGCAGGTATAGGAAGCTCGAAATCTGCATTACACTTATCATAGTACTGGAATATTTGATCTAAAGTAATGGATTCACCTGGATCTAGTTTACCGTCACCTAGAGCTGTTTCAGGAATACTGAGTAAGGTGAGATTAGTCCCCTTATAGAAGTCATTCATTAAGGCTTCATGAGGCAGCCCATAGTCGTATCCTCCTTGAATAGTACTACCACTAGTTAGTATATCTGTGATAAGGTTTTCAACATCATCACCTACGTAAATACCACACTTGTAAACCTTGTATATTCTGAATACTGGTCTAGCCCATATCCAAGCCCACCACTGCGTGTTAGGACGTAGTAAGTAGCTCATGCCGTAGTAGTAGTTTTCACCACCCCACGTGAAGCCTGAACCCTTCCATAACGGGACGTCTGGTAGTATTCCATTTGATAGATTGGATAGTATGCTACCTGATGTGAGTGTCGGGTATACTCCTGCTTTAGCATTCTTCCTCCCGATGTTTATTGAGACTCCAACAGACCCGCTGTAATCGTATTTATTCCATGCTATTAGTACTGGTGTCTTCACGTATAGCTTACCATTAATACTCGTAAAGTATTCTTCGGGTAGTATTCCTTTTAAGTCTTCAGGTTTAACCTCTACAACTAGTTCTCTAACATAGTAGTCAGGCCAGCAGATAGGCTCCATAGGACTTACATCCTTAAAGCCTGCTTCTACAGCTAGTTTTCTCGGTGTGAGTGGGTTTGCATAGAATACATCTACTTTGAGTGCTTTAGGTGTACTTCTAGCTAAGTGTATTATGTAGCTTAGAGACTTGCCTCTAATAATGTCTACAGGCTTGTATGATATTGAATCGTAGAGTTCGTATAATATTTTACTTGTTCTAGCATCATGAATGAATACTCTTAGTATTAGCCCGCTATAAGTTTTCTCTGGATCGCCTCCCCTAGACTTGTAGACTTCAAGCCAGCCTCTAGCTATATCGTAGAGCTTGCTTAACGGGATGAATATAGTGTTAGAGCCTCTATACAATGCTCTATGAACTACTACTAGATCCTCCTTGTGTGTTGGTGGTGCTATTGCTGTAGCCTCGAGGAATAAGATGATATCGGGCCTGCTTAATAGCCCTGTCTCCTCGATAATCCTATTAGATGTATTATAATTGTATAGCTTGAACTCTAGGTATAAGCCGGGCTTACTTAACAGTCCTCCTAGAACAGTATACACTGATAGTATACTTAAAGCTAGAAGTACTATTACTACTAGTGCTAGAAGCCTGCGAGGACCCACCCTCTGCCACCAAACACAAACAACCAACCAAAAAAATAAACTTTTCGATTCAAGAACACGAAGAGTAGCTTGAGGTTTAAGGAGTTGTTGAAGCAAGCAGAATTAAGAAGAGTATTTTAGGAGTTGTGCTGGAATTTAGATTAGTGGCTGGTGGAGGAGATGGGTGTTATAAGGTATCTCGGGCACAGCTTCTTCGAGGTATCTTTGATGGGGCTGGATGGAGTAGTTAAAAACATTGCTATAGACCCATGGGTGAATAACCCTCTAAGCCCTATTAGACTCGAAGACTACAGGAGGAGAAGGCTTGACTACATTATCGTCACACACGACCACGGGGACCACTTGGGTAACACAGTAGAGCTGGCAAGAATAACCGGGGCTACTGTAATAGGAGTTTACGAGGTAGCAGTAAACATAGCCGAGAAAGGCGTTAAAACTATTGATGGAAACATTGGAGGACCCTTAAACATCCAGGATCTAGAAGTCATCTTAACTAGTGCTGTACACAGTAGTAGCCGGGGAACCCCTGTAGGCGTTGTTGTACGCGGCAAAGACCTCTCAGTGTATCATGCAGGTGATACAGGGGTCTTCAGCGATATGGCATTAATTGGAGAGCTATACAAGCCTAGAGTAGCATTGCTACCAATAGGCGGACACTACACCATGGGTATCCGAGAGGCTGTTAAAGCAGTAGAGCTACTGAAACCTGAGATAGTTATACCCATGCACTATAATACATTCCCCGTGATAAAAGCCGATCCATTAGAATTCAAGAGGCTAGTAGAAGAGAAGACTCGTAGCAGAGTAGTAGTCTTAAAACCCGGGGAGGAATTCACGTACCCCTAGTAGTCTAACGTGGACACCCCTGCTCTATGAGGGCCTCGGAGAAGGGAGGTTAAAAGGCTGATTAAACAATTCTATAGAATAGCCCCGCCCCCACCTTTAGGAGCTCGCGGGAGTAAGCCGTGACGGCTTCGATGACCACGAGTGTCAGGGGTGGGGGACACCTCAACTCAAATTTTAATTATTCAATTCTCCTTCTCTATAACTATTAAGTCTGCCTAGGGGATGTGGTGGTTGAATGAGCCTCGAGGAGAGACTTCACTTAGCAGCCCGCAATACTGTTGAAGTTGTGACTAGAGATGAACTTAAGAGAATCCTGGAGGAGAATCCACGCCCCCGAGGCTACCTCGGCTTCGAGCCGAGCGGCCTAGTTCACGTGGGATGGCTTGTCTGGATGTTCAAGGTTAGAGATCTAGTGAAAGCAGGATTAGACTTCTACGTGCTCGAGGCCACCTGGCACGCCTTCATAAATGATAAGCTCGGCGGAAACATGGAGCTCATTCGTAAGGCAGCTAGGTACACGAGAAAAGTTCTTGAAGCCTTAGGTGTACCCGAGTCAAGCATAAAGTATGTTGACGCCGAGGAGCTAGTCAGCGATACAGAGTACTGGGGGATTCTCCTAAAGGTAGCTAAAAACGTCAGCTTAGCTAGAGTTAGAAGAGCTGTCACGATAATGGGGCGTAAGATGGATGAGAGTGAAGCCGATTTCTCTAAACTAATATACCCGTTGATGCAGGTCACAGATATATTCTACCTGGATCTTGATGTCGCCTTAGGGGGATTAGATCAAAGGAAAGCTCACATGCTGGCTAGAGATGTAGCAGAAAAGCTGGGCTTCAAGAAACCTGTAGCAGTACACACTCCAATTATAACAGGGCTTCAAGGACCAGCGGGAAAAGTAGGAGGTGAGCACGATGAAATAGCAGCCGATACTAAAATGAGTAAGAGTAAACCCGAGACCGCCATCTTCGTACACGAGGATCCAGAGGTAGTTGAAGCCAAGATCCTTAAAGCATACTGCCCGCCGAGGACAGTGGAGTTCAATCCGGTAGTAGAGATAAACAAGTATCTTCTCTTCCAGCAGGATAAATTCACTCTAGTGGTTGAGAGACCAGAGAAGCACGGGGGAACAATAATCATTGAAAGATATGATGACCTCGAGAGGATGTACTTGAATGGAGAGATACACCCCTTAGACTTAAAGAAGGCTACAGCAAACGCCTTAAACAAGCTATTAGACCCTATTAGAAGAAAGCTTACAAGCGATCCAGAGGCGCGAAGCCTCCTAGAGGAGCTTTCAAAAGCCAGAGTGACAAGATGACTAAACCCCGCTGAGAATCTTTAAAATCCGTAGAAATATTCACTTGAATAGTGGTGGGCCGGTAGCTCAGCCTGGAAGAGCGCCGCCCTTGCATGGCCTTCGAAAGAGAACCGAGGTCGAAGAAAGGCGGAGGACCCGGGTTCAAGTCCCGGCCGGTCCACTCCTTTAAACATGGATTAGCATGTAGCTTGAAGCGGGATCTCTTTATGAGAAGAGAAGAGTAGATTTAAGGGGAAAAAGTATGGGGTTAGGAGTTCTGCTATTTAGCTCTGCTCTCAACAACTATCATGCTAACCGTGGTTC
This window of the Desulfurococcus sp. genome carries:
- a CDS encoding tyrosine--tRNA ligase; the encoded protein is MSLEERLHLAARNTVEVVTRDELKRILEENPRPRGYLGFEPSGLVHVGWLVWMFKVRDLVKAGLDFYVLEATWHAFINDKLGGNMELIRKAARYTRKVLEALGVPESSIKYVDAEELVSDTEYWGILLKVAKNVSLARVRRAVTIMGRKMDESEADFSKLIYPLMQVTDIFYLDLDVALGGLDQRKAHMLARDVAEKLGFKKPVAVHTPIITGLQGPAGKVGGEHDEIAADTKMSKSKPETAIFVHEDPEVVEAKILKAYCPPRTVEFNPVVEINKYLLFQQDKFTLVVERPEKHGGTIIIERYDDLERMYLNGEIHPLDLKKATANALNKLLDPIRRKLTSDPEARSLLEELSKARVTR
- a CDS encoding metal-dependent hydrolase — its product is MGVIRYLGHSFFEVSLMGLDGVVKNIAIDPWVNNPLSPIRLEDYRRRRLDYIIVTHDHGDHLGNTVELARITGATVIGVYEVAVNIAEKGVKTIDGNIGGPLNIQDLEVILTSAVHSSSRGTPVGVVVRGKDLSVYHAGDTGVFSDMALIGELYKPRVALLPIGGHYTMGIREAVKAVELLKPEIVIPMHYNTFPVIKADPLEFKRLVEEKTRSRVVVLKPGEEFTYP